One genomic region from Apodemus sylvaticus chromosome 1, mApoSyl1.1, whole genome shotgun sequence encodes:
- the A1cf gene encoding APOBEC1 complementation factor isoform X1 gives MESNHKSGDGLSGTQKEAALRALVQRTGYSLVQENGQRKYGGPPPGWDATPPERGCEIFIGKLPRDLFEDELIPLCEKIGKIYEMRLMMDFNGNNRGYAFVTFSNKQEAKNAIKQLNNYEIRNGRLLGVCASVDNCRLFVGGIPKTKKREEILSEMKKVTEGVVDVIVYPSAADKTKNRGFAFVEYESHRAAAMARRRLLPGRIQLWGHPIAVDWAEPEVEVDEDTMSSVKILYVRNLMLSTSEEMIEKEFNSIKPGVVERVKKIRDYAFVHFSNREDAIEAMKALNGKVLDGSPIEVTLAKPVDKDSYVRYTRGTGGRNTMLQGEYTSPLSHVYDPTTAYLGAPVFYTPQAYAAIPSFHFPATKGHLSSRPLIRTPSVREIYMNVPVGAAGVRGLGGRGYLAYTGLGRGYQVKGDKREDKLYDLLPGMELTPMNTVSLKPQGIKLAPQILEEICQKNNWGQPVYQLHSAIGQDQRQLFLYKVTIPALASQNPAIHPFIPPKLSAYVDEAKRYAAEHTLQTLGIPTEGGDAGTTAPTATSATVFPGYAVPSATAPVSTAQLKQAVTLGQDLAAYTTYEVYPTFAVTTRGDAYGAF, from the exons GAAAATGGACAAAGAAAGTATGGTGGTCCTCCACCAGGCTGGGATGCCACACCCCCAGAAAGGGGCTGCGAGATCTTCATCGGGAAACTTCCCCGGGACCTTTTTGAGGATGAACTCATACCATTGTGTGAAAAA ATTGGTAAAATTTATGAAATGAGATTGATGATGGATTTTAATGGTAACAACAGAGGCTATGCATTTGTAACATTCTCAAATAAGCAGGAAGCCAAGAATGCAATCAAGCAACTTAATAATTATGAAATTCG GAATGGCCGTCTCCTGGGAGTCTGTGCCAGCGTGGACAACTGCAGATTGTTTGTGGGAGGAatccccaaaaccaaaaagagagaagaaatctTATCAGAGATGAAAAAGGTCACAGAAGGAGTCGTTGATGTCATTGTCTACCCAAGCGCTGCGGATAAAACCAAAAACCGGGGATTTGCCTTTGTGGAGTATGAGAGTCACCGCGCAGCCGCCATGGCCAGGCggaggctgttgccag GAAGAATTCAGTTGTGGGGACATCCTATTGCAGTAGACTGGGCAGAGCCAGAAGTTGAAGTTGATGAAGACACAATGTCTTCCGTGAAAATTCTGTATGTAAGGAACCTTATGCTGTCTACCTCAGAAGAGATGATTGAAAAGGAATTCAACAGTATTAAACCAG GTGTTGTGGAAAGGGTGAAGAAGATTCGAGACTATGCTTTTGTGCACTTCAGTAACCGAGAAGATGCAATTGAAGCCATGAAGGCTTTGAATGGCAAG GTGCTGGATGGTTCCCCAATAGAAGTGACCTTGGCCAAGCCAGTGGACAAGGACAGCTACGTTAGGTACACACGGGGCACCGGAGGCAGGAATACCATGCTGCAAGGAGAATATACCTCCCCTCTGAGCCACGTTTATGACCCTACCACAGCCTACCTTGGAGCCCCTGTCTTTTATACCCCTCAAGCCTACGCAGCCATTCCAAGTTTTCATTTCCCAGCTACTAAAGGACATCTCAGCAGCAGGCCTCTCATCAGGACCCCTTCTGTCAGAG AAATTTACATGAATGTCCCTGTAGGGGCTGCGGGAGTGAGAGGACTGGGCGGCCGTGGGTATTTGGCATACACAGGCCTGGGTCGAGGATACCAGGTCaaaggagacaagagagaagaCAAACTCTATGACCTTCTGCCTGGGATGGAGCTCACCCCAATGAATACTGTCTCTTTAAAACCACAAGGAATTAAACTTGCTCCTCAG ATATTAGAAGAAATCTGTCAGAAAAACAACTGGGGACAGCCAGTGTACCAGCTGCATTCTGCCATTGGACAAGACCAGAGACAGTTATTCCTATACAAAGTAACTATCCCAGCGCTGGCCAGCCAGAATCCTGCAAT CCACCCTTTCATACCGCCAAAGCTAAGCGCCTATGTGGATGAAGCAAAGAGGTATGCCGCAGAGCACACTCTACAGACACTAGGTATCCCCACAGAAGGAGGGGACGCTGGGACTACAGCACCCACCGCCACATCCGCCACTGTGTTCCCAG gaTATGCTGTCCCCAGTGCCACCGCTCCTGTGTCTACAGCCCAGCTCAAGCAAGCAGTGACACTTGGACAAGACTTAGCAGCATACACAACCTACGAGGTCTACCCTACTTTTGCAGTGACCACCCGAGGCGATGCATATGGAGCCTTCTGA
- the A1cf gene encoding APOBEC1 complementation factor isoform X2, protein MESNHKSGDGLSGTQKEAALRALVQRTGYSLVQENGQRKYGGPPPGWDATPPERGCEIFIGKLPRDLFEDELIPLCEKIGKIYEMRLMMDFNGNNRGYAFVTFSNKQEAKNAIKQLNNYEIRNGRLLGVCASVDNCRLFVGGIPKTKKREEILSEMKKVTEGVVDVIVYPSAADKTKNRGFAFVEYESHRAAAMARRRLLPGRIQLWGHPIAVDWAEPEVEVDEDTMSSVKILYVRNLMLSTSEEMIEKEFNSIKPGVVERVKKIRDYAFVHFSNREDAIEAMKALNGKVLDGSPIEVTLAKPVDKDSYVRYTRGTGGRNTMLQGEYTSPLSHVYDPTTAYLGAPVFYTPQAYAAIPSFHFPATKGHLSSRPLIRTPSVRGAAGVRGLGGRGYLAYTGLGRGYQVKGDKREDKLYDLLPGMELTPMNTVSLKPQGIKLAPQILEEICQKNNWGQPVYQLHSAIGQDQRQLFLYKVTIPALASQNPAIHPFIPPKLSAYVDEAKRYAAEHTLQTLGIPTEGGDAGTTAPTATSATVFPGYAVPSATAPVSTAQLKQAVTLGQDLAAYTTYEVYPTFAVTTRGDAYGAF, encoded by the exons GAAAATGGACAAAGAAAGTATGGTGGTCCTCCACCAGGCTGGGATGCCACACCCCCAGAAAGGGGCTGCGAGATCTTCATCGGGAAACTTCCCCGGGACCTTTTTGAGGATGAACTCATACCATTGTGTGAAAAA ATTGGTAAAATTTATGAAATGAGATTGATGATGGATTTTAATGGTAACAACAGAGGCTATGCATTTGTAACATTCTCAAATAAGCAGGAAGCCAAGAATGCAATCAAGCAACTTAATAATTATGAAATTCG GAATGGCCGTCTCCTGGGAGTCTGTGCCAGCGTGGACAACTGCAGATTGTTTGTGGGAGGAatccccaaaaccaaaaagagagaagaaatctTATCAGAGATGAAAAAGGTCACAGAAGGAGTCGTTGATGTCATTGTCTACCCAAGCGCTGCGGATAAAACCAAAAACCGGGGATTTGCCTTTGTGGAGTATGAGAGTCACCGCGCAGCCGCCATGGCCAGGCggaggctgttgccag GAAGAATTCAGTTGTGGGGACATCCTATTGCAGTAGACTGGGCAGAGCCAGAAGTTGAAGTTGATGAAGACACAATGTCTTCCGTGAAAATTCTGTATGTAAGGAACCTTATGCTGTCTACCTCAGAAGAGATGATTGAAAAGGAATTCAACAGTATTAAACCAG GTGTTGTGGAAAGGGTGAAGAAGATTCGAGACTATGCTTTTGTGCACTTCAGTAACCGAGAAGATGCAATTGAAGCCATGAAGGCTTTGAATGGCAAG GTGCTGGATGGTTCCCCAATAGAAGTGACCTTGGCCAAGCCAGTGGACAAGGACAGCTACGTTAGGTACACACGGGGCACCGGAGGCAGGAATACCATGCTGCAAGGAGAATATACCTCCCCTCTGAGCCACGTTTATGACCCTACCACAGCCTACCTTGGAGCCCCTGTCTTTTATACCCCTCAAGCCTACGCAGCCATTCCAAGTTTTCATTTCCCAGCTACTAAAGGACATCTCAGCAGCAGGCCTCTCATCAGGACCCCTTCTGTCAGAG GGGCTGCGGGAGTGAGAGGACTGGGCGGCCGTGGGTATTTGGCATACACAGGCCTGGGTCGAGGATACCAGGTCaaaggagacaagagagaagaCAAACTCTATGACCTTCTGCCTGGGATGGAGCTCACCCCAATGAATACTGTCTCTTTAAAACCACAAGGAATTAAACTTGCTCCTCAG ATATTAGAAGAAATCTGTCAGAAAAACAACTGGGGACAGCCAGTGTACCAGCTGCATTCTGCCATTGGACAAGACCAGAGACAGTTATTCCTATACAAAGTAACTATCCCAGCGCTGGCCAGCCAGAATCCTGCAAT CCACCCTTTCATACCGCCAAAGCTAAGCGCCTATGTGGATGAAGCAAAGAGGTATGCCGCAGAGCACACTCTACAGACACTAGGTATCCCCACAGAAGGAGGGGACGCTGGGACTACAGCACCCACCGCCACATCCGCCACTGTGTTCCCAG gaTATGCTGTCCCCAGTGCCACCGCTCCTGTGTCTACAGCCCAGCTCAAGCAAGCAGTGACACTTGGACAAGACTTAGCAGCATACACAACCTACGAGGTCTACCCTACTTTTGCAGTGACCACCCGAGGCGATGCATATGGAGCCTTCTGA